A genome region from Mycolicibacterium litorale includes the following:
- a CDS encoding LuxR C-terminal-related transcriptional regulator, which translates to MTAEVRASDRDLNRHHLSRRTQLGVETMAQSPSMNNQERQDYSATSPWLRAPYRPPTLIAENRSAASAVGHARADVLAAATHAHLAPRVHQDFTVEQRSQLPDARFLIVDDCTLHRENLATVFVVRGASKLAVAWNLTTLCAALSEATPEIVLVNMGSRESVQLLRFVRETCPAAKVIVVGIPDDDECQIIACAEAGVAGYHMRAESLDELFALIRRVATGEAVCSPRISAMLLRRLSDLAAQRQPVSRELVLTTREAQILRMLELGLSNRDIAADLCIAVHTVKNHVHSLLHKLGVSTRAEAAALSRTIGYTEIAHGN; encoded by the coding sequence TTGACAGCCGAAGTGCGTGCGTCCGATCGCGACCTCAACAGACATCACCTCTCGCGTCGAACACAACTTGGAGTCGAGACCATGGCTCAGTCACCGTCAATGAACAATCAAGAGCGCCAGGACTATTCAGCCACGAGCCCTTGGCTCCGGGCGCCGTACCGGCCCCCGACGCTGATTGCGGAGAACCGAAGCGCGGCCTCAGCCGTCGGCCATGCGCGGGCAGATGTGCTGGCCGCCGCGACTCACGCTCACCTCGCGCCTCGCGTCCACCAGGATTTCACTGTCGAACAGCGCAGCCAACTCCCCGACGCGAGGTTCCTCATCGTCGACGATTGCACGTTGCACCGGGAGAATCTGGCGACCGTCTTCGTCGTTCGGGGCGCCTCCAAGTTGGCCGTGGCATGGAACCTCACCACCCTCTGTGCCGCGCTGAGCGAAGCCACACCGGAGATCGTCCTGGTGAACATGGGCAGCCGCGAGAGCGTGCAACTCCTCCGCTTCGTCAGGGAGACGTGTCCCGCCGCGAAGGTCATCGTCGTCGGGATCCCGGACGACGACGAGTGCCAGATCATCGCATGTGCCGAGGCGGGCGTCGCGGGCTATCACATGCGGGCCGAGTCCCTGGACGAGTTGTTCGCACTGATCAGGAGGGTCGCCACCGGCGAGGCGGTGTGTTCGCCTCGAATCTCCGCGATGCTGCTGCGCCGGCTGTCGGACCTGGCCGCCCAGCGGCAGCCCGTCTCGAGAGAACTAGTTCTGACCACGCGTGAGGCCCAGATCCTTCGCATGCTCGAACTGGGCCTTTCGAACCGCGACATCGCCGCAGACCTGTGTATCGCGGTACACACGGTGAAGAACCATGTGCACAGCCTGTTGCACAAGCTGGGTGTCAGTACCCGCGCCGAGGCTGCCGCACTCTCGCGCACCATCGGATACACCGAGATCGCTCACGGGAACTAG
- the glmS gene encoding glutamine--fructose-6-phosphate transaminase (isomerizing) produces the protein MCGIVACRTSRPAVEYLRVALRRLEYRGYDSVGVALRTVTGDVARLRTTGRINALDQLVDQWAGTRLDGAGLGHTRWATHGAVTEANAHPHTDCTGRITLVHNGIVENADELRDELRAGGHRFATSVDSEVLCHLVEHARARCGDLFEAVELALSRVKGSWALAAMEAQAGRIVVAANGSPLLVAHAPHGDFAASDIGAIAEWVDEYRVLDDGDVVELAASGRWSRRGGVAGQRPAAIKCTWHACDADRAGYADFMAKEIDEQPEAVSRVLDQLGGGIATGELWAGLGLPPFTRLRVIGCGTSLNAGQVIGHAVRRLGGIPTAITVASEAAEEIPDASQLCLAISQSGETADVLHAMESTAVSGSPVVALTNNPHATLARRAHAVVECAAGTEIGVAATKTFVCQIVAGVALMISALVATNRLASATANRLVDDLRRLPDQLFAAATVAKCVVPPIVDQVGTATGFIFLSRGAGLPYAAEGALKLKELSYRWAEHYPAGELKHGPLALISTGTPVVVIDNGDPKLALNMAEVRARGGHVVSIGPAGCDVPLADIRQQPWGPLESAVPLQIFARNLALALGRDVDKPRNLAKSVTVE, from the coding sequence ATGTGCGGCATAGTCGCGTGCCGCACCAGCCGGCCGGCCGTCGAGTATCTACGCGTTGCCCTGCGCCGTCTGGAATACCGAGGCTACGACTCCGTCGGCGTGGCACTGCGAACCGTGACCGGCGACGTCGCCCGGCTGCGTACCACCGGCCGGATCAATGCCCTTGACCAGCTGGTCGACCAGTGGGCCGGCACCCGACTCGACGGGGCAGGGCTCGGCCACACCCGATGGGCAACCCACGGTGCGGTGACCGAGGCGAACGCCCACCCGCACACAGACTGCACCGGACGGATCACCCTGGTGCACAACGGCATCGTCGAGAATGCCGACGAACTCAGGGATGAGCTTCGTGCAGGAGGCCACCGGTTCGCCACTTCCGTCGACAGTGAGGTGCTGTGTCACCTCGTCGAGCATGCCCGAGCACGGTGCGGTGATCTCTTCGAGGCGGTCGAGCTGGCGTTGTCCAGGGTGAAGGGTTCCTGGGCGCTGGCCGCGATGGAGGCGCAGGCCGGCCGCATCGTCGTGGCGGCCAACGGGTCCCCGCTTCTGGTCGCCCACGCGCCGCATGGTGATTTCGCGGCGAGCGACATCGGGGCTATCGCGGAGTGGGTCGACGAGTACCGGGTGCTCGACGACGGTGATGTCGTCGAGTTGGCCGCAAGCGGCCGGTGGAGCCGTCGGGGCGGGGTCGCCGGCCAGCGCCCGGCGGCCATCAAGTGCACGTGGCACGCGTGCGATGCGGACCGCGCCGGTTACGCGGACTTCATGGCCAAGGAGATCGATGAGCAGCCCGAAGCAGTCAGCAGAGTGCTCGATCAACTCGGCGGCGGCATCGCCACCGGCGAGCTCTGGGCGGGGCTCGGGTTACCTCCTTTCACCCGCCTGCGGGTGATCGGATGCGGGACATCGCTCAACGCGGGACAGGTGATCGGCCATGCGGTACGCCGACTCGGAGGAATCCCGACGGCGATCACTGTGGCCAGCGAAGCGGCCGAGGAGATCCCCGACGCCTCCCAGCTCTGCCTGGCGATCAGTCAGTCCGGCGAGACAGCCGACGTGCTCCACGCGATGGAATCCACTGCGGTGTCCGGCTCGCCGGTCGTGGCTCTGACGAACAATCCGCATGCGACCCTGGCCCGTCGCGCGCACGCTGTCGTCGAATGTGCCGCAGGCACCGAGATCGGAGTCGCCGCGACCAAGACGTTCGTCTGCCAGATCGTAGCCGGTGTGGCGCTGATGATCTCCGCCCTCGTCGCAACGAACCGGCTGGCCTCCGCCACGGCGAACCGACTGGTCGACGATCTGCGGCGACTCCCGGATCAACTGTTCGCCGCGGCGACGGTCGCGAAATGCGTCGTCCCGCCGATCGTCGACCAAGTCGGAACGGCCACTGGCTTCATCTTCCTGTCGCGCGGGGCTGGTCTGCCCTACGCCGCCGAAGGCGCACTCAAGCTCAAGGAGCTCTCATATCGCTGGGCCGAGCACTATCCGGCGGGTGAGCTCAAACACGGTCCGCTCGCGCTGATCAGCACGGGCACCCCCGTGGTGGTCATCGACAACGGTGATCCAAAACTCGCGCTCAACATGGCAGAGGTCCGCGCACGCGGCGGCCATGTCGTGTCCATCGGTCCGGCCGGCTGTGACGTGCCCCTCGCCGACATCCGGCAGCAGCCCTGGGGTCCTCTCGAAAGCGCTGTTCCGCTACAGATCTTCGCGCGGAATCTGGCGCTCGCCCTCGGACGCGACGTCGACAAACCCCGCAACCTGGCGAAGTCGGTGACGGTGGAATGA
- a CDS encoding NAD-dependent epimerase/dehydratase family protein, protein MRSFVTGAAGFIGSHLVDRLLAEGQQVVAIDNMQTGSRANLDNAFRYNEGRAGRFTFLELDVQAPELSGVVAGANPDVIYHLAAQVDPRRSVLDPQFDARSNVLGTINLCEASRRGGVRRIVYATSGECRYGLLGPMEPVDFGHTDPQSPYVVGKLAGEMYLRAYAQMYDLRPICLALPEVYGPRQRLCGGGVVTVFGNSLITGAPLGTYRSSGVDEYLYVDDVVEAFLCAGGAAMSLTGTYDIRTGRHISVPELHARICAALDEAPLQSVRVTGDDDLPGGEFCCSETCEDLDWRPAVDITEGIRRTMQWLRATLEPELPALVSA, encoded by the coding sequence ATGCGGTCTTTCGTCACCGGCGCGGCCGGTTTCATCGGTTCTCATCTCGTCGACCGTCTACTGGCAGAGGGCCAGCAGGTGGTCGCGATCGACAACATGCAGACAGGATCACGCGCGAACCTCGACAACGCTTTCCGGTACAACGAGGGCAGGGCCGGTCGATTCACGTTCCTGGAGCTCGACGTGCAGGCGCCCGAGTTGTCCGGTGTCGTCGCCGGCGCCAATCCGGACGTCATCTACCACCTCGCCGCGCAGGTCGACCCCCGCAGGTCTGTCCTCGACCCTCAGTTCGATGCCCGGAGCAACGTCCTGGGGACCATCAATCTCTGTGAAGCCAGCCGCCGCGGCGGGGTCAGGCGGATCGTGTATGCGACATCCGGCGAGTGCCGATACGGACTCCTCGGCCCGATGGAACCGGTCGACTTCGGTCACACCGATCCGCAATCCCCCTACGTCGTAGGGAAGCTCGCCGGCGAGATGTATCTCCGCGCCTACGCCCAGATGTACGATCTCCGGCCGATCTGTCTTGCGTTGCCCGAGGTGTACGGACCTCGCCAGCGGTTGTGCGGGGGTGGTGTCGTCACTGTCTTCGGCAATTCCCTGATCACCGGCGCTCCTCTCGGCACCTACCGGTCTTCCGGCGTCGACGAGTACCTCTACGTAGACGACGTGGTGGAGGCATTCCTGTGCGCGGGGGGTGCTGCGATGAGCCTCACGGGGACGTACGACATCCGCACCGGACGACACATCAGCGTCCCCGAACTGCATGCCCGAATCTGTGCTGCGCTTGACGAGGCGCCGTTACAAAGCGTCCGGGTGACGGGCGATGACGATCTACCGGGCGGCGAATTCTGTTGCAGCGAAACCTGTGAGGATCTCGACTGGAGACCCGCCGTCGACATCACCGAAGGCATCCGCCGGACGATGCAATGGCTTCGTGCCACGCTCGAGCCCGAGCTGCCGGCACTCGTGAGCGCGTGA
- a CDS encoding sugar transferase, producing the protein MNRPMMIEREATAVVDRPTTGHPGQDGSDGSLSALPDGEGRTTTELDAVPGDVTTAASTSSLPARLRWQRTYIATLRISDAIVVCAAVLAAQYVSSTHHPTRHSLLTGGLVAAVWLLGLVCFHARSSTVIGTGLEEYRRLLAASIGVFGAIAMLSLVLSLDIPPDYVIVALPAGILGLLSSRWLWRRHVARERARGKYQTCVLAVGVGDAVVDLASELHRDPEAGYRVVAVAIPGYGPPRGEHLEIADWAVPVIGGETYILDALATCGADTVAIAGAEHFGTRGIRRLMWDLESMGIDLMLSSGVVDVAVSRLVMRPVAGLPVLHVEKPQYRRATVFCKRAFDICFATAALAISLPILLAAAIAIKIDSRGPVLYRSERIGIDGKPFSMLKLRTMVVDAESQLIHLLDKNENNGPMFKIREDPRVTSVGRSLRRFSVDELPQFVNVLRREMSVVGPRPPLRCEVDTYDSDVRRRLRVDPGITGLWQVSGRSDLSWEESVRLDLWYVDNWSLVEDILIIAKTMRAVFTRSGAY; encoded by the coding sequence GTGAACAGGCCCATGATGATCGAGCGCGAGGCGACCGCCGTCGTTGATCGTCCGACGACGGGACACCCGGGCCAAGACGGGAGCGATGGCTCACTTTCCGCGCTGCCGGACGGTGAGGGGCGCACCACGACCGAGCTCGACGCCGTGCCGGGCGACGTCACGACGGCTGCGAGCACGAGCAGCCTGCCCGCCCGGTTACGCTGGCAGCGAACGTATATCGCCACGCTCCGCATCTCTGACGCGATCGTGGTGTGCGCAGCGGTGCTCGCAGCGCAGTACGTGAGCTCAACTCATCACCCGACCCGTCACTCGCTGCTCACCGGCGGTCTGGTTGCGGCTGTCTGGCTGCTCGGCCTCGTGTGCTTCCATGCCAGGTCGTCGACGGTGATCGGAACGGGTCTGGAGGAGTACCGCAGGCTGTTGGCTGCGTCGATCGGGGTGTTCGGCGCGATCGCGATGCTGTCCCTGGTCTTGAGTCTCGACATCCCACCGGATTACGTGATTGTCGCTTTACCTGCAGGCATCCTCGGTCTGCTGTCGAGCAGATGGCTCTGGCGCAGGCATGTGGCCCGAGAGCGAGCGCGGGGCAAGTACCAGACGTGTGTTCTGGCAGTCGGTGTCGGCGACGCGGTGGTCGACCTCGCCAGCGAGCTCCATCGAGACCCGGAGGCGGGTTACCGCGTCGTCGCGGTCGCCATACCCGGCTACGGGCCCCCGCGAGGTGAGCACCTCGAGATCGCTGACTGGGCCGTCCCGGTCATCGGTGGTGAGACGTACATCCTGGACGCCTTGGCGACGTGCGGTGCCGACACCGTGGCGATCGCCGGCGCCGAGCACTTCGGAACTCGTGGAATTCGCAGACTGATGTGGGATCTCGAGTCCATGGGCATCGATCTGATGCTGTCGTCCGGCGTTGTCGACGTCGCGGTCTCCCGGTTGGTGATGCGGCCGGTGGCGGGGCTGCCAGTGCTCCATGTCGAGAAGCCGCAGTACCGGCGCGCGACGGTCTTCTGCAAGCGGGCCTTCGACATCTGCTTCGCGACAGCGGCGCTTGCGATCTCGCTGCCGATCCTGTTGGCCGCGGCCATCGCAATCAAGATCGACAGCCGCGGCCCGGTCTTGTACCGGTCTGAGCGCATCGGGATCGACGGGAAACCCTTCTCGATGCTCAAACTGCGCACCATGGTCGTCGACGCCGAAAGCCAGTTGATCCATCTGCTGGACAAGAACGAGAACAACGGTCCGATGTTCAAGATCCGGGAAGACCCACGGGTGACGTCGGTCGGCCGGTCGCTGAGGCGATTCAGCGTCGACGAACTGCCGCAGTTCGTCAACGTTCTCCGCCGGGAGATGAGCGTCGTGGGTCCCCGGCCGCCATTGCGGTGCGAGGTGGACACCTACGACAGCGATGTACGCCGCAGGTTGCGCGTCGATCCCGGGATCACGGGGCTGTGGCAGGTCAGCGGGAGGTCGGATCTGTCCTGGGAAGAATCTGTTCGTCTGGATTTGTGGTACGTCGACAATTGGTCGTTGGTCGAGGACATTTTGATCATCGCCAAGACTATGCGGGCAGTATTCACACGCTCCGGAGCTTATTGA
- a CDS encoding glycosyltransferase family 4 protein, whose translation MIDRGEHPVTHLIEPTGYAGVFQHTCQLALGLRRAGRQVVLHTGHQHEAVSLDGVELCTCCWWPRPDGERRIEAGARRAETASRLAGRTLPHLLRSATAGSVMHLQGTAASGGLNLLVLGAARKAGHRVVYSPHDVFTRRGAVDGALLRLAYRPPHAIVVYSRADRQRLREQGVPANRIHLSPLVQLVPSPSVAQLSKWRREWRAGDADRVVLFAGFIRPEKRLDVLIESARTWPPGRRLAVVGPDRGAWDQCAQTAKAHGVDISARLGFVDIDDFAAAISAADLVVVPSERASQSGVLALARELKTPTVAADVGGMAELACRTFRTGDVAGLSRAINAELAEGHAQGGSGAGESDAIGAHLRAYGDSRHDTT comes from the coding sequence ATGATCGACCGAGGCGAACACCCGGTCACCCACCTGATCGAGCCGACCGGCTACGCCGGCGTCTTCCAACACACGTGCCAACTCGCTCTTGGGCTTCGGCGGGCCGGTCGACAGGTGGTGCTCCACACCGGACACCAGCACGAGGCGGTCAGCCTCGACGGCGTTGAGCTGTGCACGTGCTGCTGGTGGCCCCGCCCGGATGGAGAGCGGCGGATCGAAGCCGGTGCCCGCCGGGCCGAGACGGCGAGCCGATTGGCCGGACGGACTCTGCCGCATCTGTTGCGCTCTGCCACAGCAGGTTCGGTCATGCACCTGCAGGGCACGGCAGCATCCGGAGGGCTCAACCTCCTTGTGCTCGGAGCGGCGCGGAAGGCGGGGCATCGCGTCGTCTACTCACCTCATGACGTGTTCACCCGCCGTGGTGCGGTGGACGGCGCGCTACTGCGGCTGGCGTACCGGCCGCCACATGCCATCGTGGTCTACTCGCGCGCCGATCGGCAGCGCCTGCGAGAACAGGGAGTTCCCGCGAACCGGATACATCTGTCACCTCTGGTTCAGTTGGTGCCCAGCCCGTCAGTGGCGCAGCTGTCCAAGTGGCGGCGGGAATGGCGAGCCGGCGATGCCGACCGCGTGGTGCTGTTCGCCGGGTTCATCCGTCCCGAGAAGCGCCTCGACGTGTTGATCGAGAGCGCCCGGACCTGGCCCCCCGGGCGACGGCTCGCTGTGGTGGGACCGGACCGGGGCGCGTGGGATCAGTGCGCCCAGACCGCCAAGGCCCACGGCGTCGACATCTCCGCCCGGCTCGGGTTCGTGGACATCGACGACTTTGCGGCCGCCATCTCAGCGGCCGACCTGGTGGTGGTGCCCTCGGAGAGGGCCAGCCAGAGCGGGGTCCTGGCGCTGGCGCGAGAGCTGAAAACGCCCACCGTCGCAGCCGATGTCGGTGGTATGGCGGAGTTGGCGTGCCGCACGTTCAGAACCGGTGACGTAGCCGGACTCAGTAGGGCCATCAACGCCGAGCTCGCCGAAGGCCATGCCCAGGGCGGTTCCGGGGCGGGGGAGTCGGACGCGATCGGTGCTCATCTTCGCGCTTATGGGGACAGCAGACATGACACGACATAG
- a CDS encoding YveK family protein yields MGTADMTRHSSRSLGTREILRWWPVLLVPTLVAVGVTMWTLQRQEPSYRVTTTLMVVPLAQWDETFIGTSMVRDSGDASITAGTIAADLDTYRAAAVVADYLGGEATAEIVDAGVEVSAVENSNLIEIVATATDPESALKLSEEFAHATLADRWRALAAELDERIAVITPLAAARPDSSEAAMRLDTLRIVRRGGVDPTLQIKSTSPVVRDDPLPVGVSIAVAIAAGLFIGLVAEYAMVRRRGRTEPAIEELTDGDQPAHTCAHNGRR; encoded by the coding sequence ATGGGGACAGCAGACATGACACGACATAGTTCGCGAAGCCTCGGCACCCGGGAGATCTTGCGCTGGTGGCCGGTGCTTCTCGTACCGACGCTGGTCGCCGTGGGCGTCACCATGTGGACTCTGCAACGGCAGGAGCCGTCATACCGGGTCACGACGACTTTGATGGTGGTTCCGCTGGCGCAGTGGGACGAGACCTTCATCGGCACCAGCATGGTGCGTGACTCCGGTGACGCGAGCATCACCGCCGGGACGATCGCTGCCGACCTCGACACCTACCGTGCCGCGGCGGTGGTGGCAGATTACCTCGGCGGCGAAGCGACGGCGGAGATCGTCGACGCCGGCGTCGAGGTGTCAGCGGTCGAGAACTCGAACCTCATCGAGATCGTGGCCACCGCAACTGATCCCGAGAGCGCACTGAAGTTGTCCGAGGAGTTCGCACACGCGACGCTCGCGGATCGATGGCGGGCACTCGCGGCTGAACTCGACGAACGCATCGCCGTGATCACGCCGCTTGCCGCTGCTCGTCCGGATTCCAGTGAAGCCGCCATGCGCCTGGACACGCTCCGGATCGTTCGTCGGGGCGGAGTCGATCCGACACTGCAGATCAAGTCGACGAGCCCCGTGGTGCGCGATGACCCGCTCCCGGTCGGAGTGTCGATCGCCGTGGCGATCGCCGCCGGCTTGTTCATCGGGTTGGTGGCCGAATACGCGATGGTGCGCCGGCGCGGCAGAACTGAGCCGGCAATCGAGGAACTGACCGACGGCGATCAACCCGCGCACACCTGCGCCCACAACGGAAGGCGGTGA
- a CDS encoding WecB/TagA/CpsF family glycosyltransferase, which translates to MPRLMGMPIHDVTMNEAVDRVIDGLARGRGGTVITPNIDILRQYRSSPDLREVFEGTDLLVADGMPLVVSLRLQRTPVPEQITGTDLLWAVSTAAAAHGHTVLLAGGLPGDADRAAEALRRRNPELQVQTYPCYVQPEAEAQQVAEMSRAVVESRADIVFIGLPFRTQVTTMALLREEMPATWFFGVGSSFELVNGDRARPPRWVQRMCMEWAWRLTSQPQLWRRYLVDGMPIAARLVMSALRTRWQRQPIPVPASPSPVSSG; encoded by the coding sequence ATGCCGAGGCTCATGGGCATGCCCATCCACGACGTCACCATGAACGAGGCTGTCGACCGCGTCATCGACGGTCTGGCGAGAGGGCGCGGTGGAACCGTGATCACGCCGAACATCGACATCCTGCGGCAGTACCGGTCCTCGCCCGACCTGCGAGAGGTCTTCGAAGGCACCGATCTCCTCGTCGCCGACGGTATGCCGCTGGTCGTCTCCCTACGCTTGCAACGCACGCCGGTGCCCGAGCAGATCACCGGTACTGATCTGCTCTGGGCGGTCTCCACGGCAGCGGCGGCGCACGGCCACACCGTGCTGCTCGCGGGTGGACTCCCGGGTGACGCGGACCGCGCCGCCGAGGCGCTTCGCCGACGCAACCCGGAATTGCAGGTGCAGACCTACCCCTGCTACGTGCAACCAGAGGCAGAAGCGCAGCAGGTCGCCGAAATGTCCCGTGCGGTCGTCGAATCGCGGGCCGACATCGTCTTCATCGGCCTGCCGTTCCGGACGCAAGTGACCACCATGGCGCTTCTGCGCGAGGAGATGCCGGCAACGTGGTTCTTCGGTGTCGGTTCCAGCTTCGAACTCGTCAACGGCGATCGTGCGCGGCCACCGCGCTGGGTGCAGCGGATGTGCATGGAGTGGGCGTGGCGCCTGACCAGCCAGCCGCAGTTGTGGCGCCGCTATCTCGTCGACGGGATGCCGATCGCCGCTCGCCTGGTGATGTCGGCGCTCCGCACCAGGTGGCAACGACAGCCGATCCCGGTGCCGGCCTCGCCGAGCCCCGTGAGCAGTGGCTGA
- a CDS encoding oligosaccharide flippase family protein: MATTADPGAGLAEPREQWLTAVATVSGTGSAHAVNGRALLSSAGWMAASHVVAQGVAYGSLVLLARWLSPDVFGTIAVGTAIVYFAVLLIDRGTWGGIIVQPELDRDMLARAFRRCLRTGIVLAVAMVAAAHAVVDQFASGGDAAAVAALGLCLPLHAISVVPMAVLQRSMQFRRLGGLNAAANILSAAAALLMAMAGFGVWALVARQVLLSGGLAVMSSVLCLRTFRAEGLTADRRRPHLRPADQERWFFVFAVTLVLTLNLDFLVLGESANATVVGLYSLAFTIAMAPCIHLSDQVGKVLFAAAATAPEAVRQRTEQAVQLMSALLLPLLPVGILAAPSVLPAVFGPEWEPMVVPFQILLAAGVGHAIVNCIGEALSGCGHIAFRAKVIVARCVVTLPLLVVLVAFDGMRGAALAQLISLLAYAAIYATAGARRAGTTPAALWRRLRPIALTVGLQTFAGCAVLLAMGGSGDAGMTAACAAGAVGLTVGGPLLFRRVGSVRAR; this comes from the coding sequence GTGGCAACGACAGCCGATCCCGGTGCCGGCCTCGCCGAGCCCCGTGAGCAGTGGCTGACTGCCGTGGCAACGGTGTCGGGGACCGGATCGGCGCACGCCGTGAACGGACGTGCGCTGCTCTCTTCGGCGGGCTGGATGGCAGCTAGTCACGTCGTGGCGCAGGGCGTCGCGTACGGGTCGTTGGTCCTGCTCGCGAGGTGGCTGTCGCCCGATGTCTTCGGCACGATCGCGGTGGGGACCGCCATCGTCTACTTCGCGGTCCTCCTCATCGACCGCGGTACGTGGGGTGGGATCATCGTCCAGCCAGAGCTGGACAGGGACATGCTCGCACGGGCCTTTCGACGGTGCCTGCGCACCGGCATCGTGCTCGCCGTGGCCATGGTCGCCGCTGCGCATGCCGTCGTCGACCAGTTCGCCAGCGGGGGTGACGCGGCCGCGGTCGCCGCCCTGGGGCTGTGCCTGCCGTTGCACGCGATCTCGGTGGTGCCCATGGCCGTGCTGCAGAGGTCGATGCAGTTCCGCCGGCTCGGTGGGCTCAACGCCGCCGCGAACATCTTGTCCGCGGCAGCCGCTCTGTTGATGGCCATGGCCGGGTTCGGAGTGTGGGCGCTGGTTGCTCGCCAGGTCCTCTTGTCCGGTGGACTCGCCGTGATGTCGTCGGTGTTGTGCCTGAGGACCTTTCGAGCCGAAGGACTCACCGCGGACCGACGCCGACCGCACCTGAGGCCCGCCGACCAGGAGCGGTGGTTCTTCGTGTTCGCGGTCACGCTGGTGCTCACCCTGAATCTCGACTTCCTGGTGCTGGGTGAATCGGCGAACGCCACTGTCGTCGGTCTGTACTCGCTGGCCTTCACGATCGCCATGGCGCCCTGCATCCATCTCTCGGACCAGGTCGGCAAAGTGCTCTTCGCCGCCGCAGCCACCGCTCCGGAAGCCGTCAGACAGCGCACAGAGCAAGCAGTGCAATTGATGTCGGCGCTGTTGCTCCCGCTGCTTCCGGTAGGCATCCTCGCCGCGCCGTCGGTCCTGCCCGCCGTCTTCGGTCCGGAATGGGAACCGATGGTGGTGCCTTTTCAGATCCTCCTCGCAGCCGGCGTCGGCCACGCCATCGTCAACTGCATCGGTGAGGCGCTCTCCGGATGCGGTCACATCGCGTTCCGCGCCAAGGTCATCGTCGCGCGCTGCGTCGTGACGCTGCCCCTTCTCGTGGTTCTCGTGGCGTTCGACGGTATGCGCGGCGCCGCTCTCGCGCAGCTCATCTCGCTGCTGGCATACGCGGCGATCTACGCCACCGCCGGTGCGCGACGGGCCGGTACCACACCCGCTGCCCTGTGGCGTCGGCTGCGCCCGATCGCGTTGACAGTCGGCTTGCAGACCTTCGCCGGGTGCGCGGTTCTCCTTGCGATGGGCGGTTCCGGGGACGCGGGGATGACAGCAGCCTGTGCCGCAGGGGCGGTCGGGTTGACGGTGGGTGGGCCGCTGCTGTTCCGACGCGTCGGATCGGTGCGGGCGCGATGA